TAGCCATCGCTCAAAGCCTAGGATTAAACACTTTCCGCCATGAGAAGAATTCTGGCTACGGCGCAAACCAAAAAACCTGTTATACCCAGGCGTTGGCTATGGGAGCGGATATCGTCGTGATGCTCCACCCTGACCACCAATATGATGCTACGGTAATCCCGGCTTTGGTCGAACCGATCCTTCATCACGAGGCAGATGCAGTCTTTGGATCACGAATGCTCGGAGGGAGACCAAGAGAGGGTGGCATGCCCGGTTGGAAGTATGTTGCGAATGTAATCTTGACTGCGGCCGCGAATATTGTATTCAGCCGTTACCTGACAGAAATCCATTCAGGATTTAGAGCTTATTCGGCCAAATATCTGAAGACTGTAAGATTTCTAGATAACAGCGATGATTTTGTTTTCGATACAGAAATAATTGCTCAAGGGATGGCGAATAATTTGTTCTTTCGAGAAGTACCCATCGTGACCAGATATTTTCCTGAAGCATCTTCTATTAACTTCCGTAGAAGCGTTATCTATGGATGCCAGGTATTGCTGGTTCTATTTCGTTATTTTCTTTATAAACACCACCTGAACCAGGGGAGACAATTCTCTGCGAATTCTGAACCTGTAACAGCGTTGCTGAGAGCAAGGGCATGAGGTGTGAATAATCAGCTGACTAAACCATTCCATCGGACGCATCTACTTCATCGCTTCTGAAGCGATTGACCTCATTATGGCGACACGATTCACAGTTACCTTTCCTACGATCCAAAATGGCCGAGACTTGCTTACCCGCTCCTTTTTACTTTGGGAGCGGCCGCTGCCAGCCGGATTATTAACATTCATAATCTTCTTGGGTATATCGGCTACAGCCGGTTCTCCCTGGCGATTATCTGGTTTTCCGTATTTTAATTATTTAGCAGATGCATTCCTTCATGGGCAATTAAACTTACGGATTGTACCAGCAGATACGCTTGACCTCTCCCTATTTGAAGGCAAGTACTTTTTGTACTGGGGCCCTCTACCCGCAGTCTTCGCTATGCCACTCGTTGCGGTATTTGGTCCCTCTGTTAGTGATGTTATTCAATCGGTCTTTTTCGGAGCTATTGACGTAGGCCTATTTTCACAGCTCCTTAGGCTACTTAATGAAAAAGGAATAATAAACCTTTCTCCAATAAAAAGAGCATTTGTCGTGGTCTTTTTTGCTCTGGGAACCCCATTTACACC
Above is a window of Dehalobacter sp. DNA encoding:
- a CDS encoding glycosyltransferase family 2 protein — translated: MKTTESILSAKVVIVLPAYNAAKTLQRTVDEIPQTFAKHIILVDDASSDDTVAIAQSLGLNTFRHEKNSGYGANQKTCYTQALAMGADIVVMLHPDHQYDATVIPALVEPILHHEADAVFGSRMLGGRPREGGMPGWKYVANVILTAAANIVFSRYLTEIHSGFRAYSAKYLKTVRFLDNSDDFVFDTEIIAQGMANNLFFREVPIVTRYFPEASSINFRRSVIYGCQVLLVLFRYFLYKHHLNQGRQFSANSEPVTALLRARA